The following coding sequences lie in one Microvirga sp. 17 mud 1-3 genomic window:
- the holA gene encoding DNA polymerase III subunit delta, with the protein MVAIKAGDVEGVLRRPNPAIGVFLFYGPDVGLINERARALAERSVEDPSDPFQLIRLDGDDIASDPARLADEAGTMGLFGGRRALWVKATSRNLAPAVDLVLKGKIQDTTIVIEGGDLAKSAPLRVLCEKSQNALALPCYADTGRDLGTVVDEALKSGGFAISREARTALLASLGGDRLATRGELSKLMLYAHGRREITLEDVDAVLSDVSSLAMDAVVDAAFAGQGTELETGTRRLAAEGVSASTVLGAALRHALMLLPARLSIEEGKPVSAVMEGMRSLHFRRKPLVERHLQRWTSETLKQAIAQIQASLLDTRRLSDLDHVVTAKTLLDLARAARR; encoded by the coding sequence ATGGTGGCAATCAAGGCCGGCGACGTGGAAGGGGTGCTGCGGCGCCCCAACCCGGCCATCGGGGTTTTCCTGTTCTACGGGCCGGATGTGGGCCTCATCAACGAGCGGGCCCGCGCCCTCGCGGAGCGGTCCGTCGAGGATCCGTCGGACCCGTTCCAGCTCATCCGCCTCGACGGGGACGATATCGCGTCCGATCCGGCCCGCCTGGCCGACGAGGCCGGCACCATGGGCCTGTTCGGCGGCCGCCGCGCGCTCTGGGTCAAGGCCACGTCGCGCAACCTCGCGCCGGCCGTGGACCTGGTCCTGAAGGGAAAGATCCAGGACACGACCATCGTCATCGAGGGCGGCGACCTCGCCAAGTCCGCGCCCTTGCGGGTCCTGTGCGAGAAATCGCAGAACGCCCTCGCGCTGCCCTGCTACGCGGATACGGGCCGGGACCTCGGCACTGTCGTGGACGAGGCGCTGAAAAGCGGCGGCTTCGCAATCTCGCGGGAAGCTCGCACGGCTCTCCTCGCCAGCCTCGGGGGCGACCGGCTTGCCACCCGCGGCGAGCTTTCCAAGCTCATGCTCTATGCCCACGGCCGACGGGAGATTACCCTTGAGGACGTGGATGCGGTCCTGAGCGACGTGTCGAGCCTCGCCATGGATGCGGTGGTGGACGCGGCCTTCGCGGGCCAGGGCACGGAGCTGGAAACCGGCACGCGCCGCCTCGCGGCGGAGGGCGTTTCGGCCTCCACGGTGCTTGGCGCCGCCCTGCGCCACGCCCTCATGTTGCTGCCGGCCCGGCTCTCCATCGAGGAAGGAAAGCCCGTCAGCGCCGTGATGGAGGGAATGCGCAGCCTGCATTTCCGCCGTAAGCCCCTGGTCGAGCGCCATCTGCAGCGCTGGACCTCCGAGACCCTGAAGCAGGCCATCGCCCAGATCCAGGCGAGCCTCCTCGACACCCGCCGCCTCTCGGACCTCGACCACGTGGTCACCGCCAAGACCCTGCTCGACCTGGCCCGCGCTGCGCGCCGGTGA
- a CDS encoding YggS family pyridoxal phosphate-dependent enzyme, whose translation MSDTTPVERLQEVRAGIARAASDYGRDPASVTLVAVSKTFPAEDVEPVLAAGQRIFGENYVQEAKAKWPSLRERYPDVELHLIGPLQSNKAKEAVQLFDAIHTLDRPSLAEALAKEIARQGRAPRLLVQVNTGEEPQKGGVMPGEVDGFLEACRTRWGLTVEGLMCIPPAEDPPSPHFALLHKMAAQHGLKTLSMGMSADYDAAIQMGATHVRVGSAIFGSRPRAQKSDSGA comes from the coding sequence ATGAGCGACACCACCCCCGTCGAGCGCCTGCAGGAGGTCCGGGCCGGCATCGCCCGGGCAGCTTCCGATTACGGGCGCGACCCCGCCTCCGTCACGCTCGTGGCCGTGTCCAAGACCTTTCCGGCCGAAGACGTGGAGCCGGTCCTGGCGGCTGGCCAGAGGATCTTCGGCGAGAACTACGTCCAGGAGGCCAAGGCCAAGTGGCCTTCCCTGCGGGAGCGCTATCCGGACGTGGAGCTCCACCTGATCGGCCCGCTCCAGTCCAACAAGGCGAAGGAAGCCGTCCAGCTCTTCGACGCGATCCACACCCTCGACCGCCCGTCCCTCGCCGAGGCGCTCGCCAAGGAAATTGCCCGGCAGGGCCGCGCCCCGCGCCTGCTAGTCCAGGTGAATACCGGCGAGGAGCCGCAGAAGGGCGGCGTCATGCCCGGGGAGGTCGACGGCTTTCTCGAAGCCTGTCGCACCCGCTGGGGCCTGACCGTCGAGGGGCTGATGTGCATCCCGCCCGCCGAGGACCCGCCCTCGCCGCATTTCGCCCTCCTGCACAAGATGGCCGCGCAGCACGGCCTGAAGACCCTCTCCATGGGTATGAGCGCCGATTACGACGCCGCCATCCAGATGGGCGCCACCCATGTGCGGGTCGGCAGCGCGATCTTCGGATCGCGGCCAAGGGCCCAGAAATCGGACAGCGGGGCCTGA
- the xth gene encoding exodeoxyribonuclease III has translation MKLTVSTWNINSVRLRIDHVRRFLAERRPDVLCLQETKCPNDKFPLKELQSFGYPFVVHLGQKGYNGVAILSRYPFAQTSTMEMCGRQDARHITVTLTEAKAASGVTIHNFYVPAGGDIPDADLNEKFRHKLQFMEELRAWGGRSRPTSAPAILVGDLNVAPLEHDVWSHKQLLDVVSHTPVETAALEELRQEAGWTDAMRHLRPEPEKIYSWWSYRSPDWAAANKGRRLDHIWLSGDLAGTLRGIDVTRETRGWERPSDHVPVTAELEL, from the coding sequence GTGAAACTCACCGTCTCCACCTGGAACATCAATTCCGTCCGCCTGCGTATCGACCATGTCCGGCGCTTCCTGGCGGAGCGCCGCCCGGACGTCCTGTGCCTGCAGGAGACCAAGTGCCCGAACGACAAGTTCCCCCTGAAGGAGCTCCAGTCCTTCGGCTACCCGTTCGTGGTCCATCTCGGCCAGAAGGGCTATAACGGGGTCGCGATCCTGTCCCGCTATCCCTTCGCCCAGACCTCCACCATGGAAATGTGCGGCCGCCAGGATGCCCGCCACATCACCGTGACCCTGACCGAGGCCAAGGCCGCCTCGGGCGTGACCATCCATAATTTCTACGTCCCGGCCGGCGGCGACATTCCGGATGCGGACCTCAACGAGAAATTCCGCCACAAGCTCCAGTTCATGGAGGAGCTGAGGGCCTGGGGCGGCCGCTCCCGGCCGACTTCCGCTCCGGCAATCCTGGTGGGCGATCTCAACGTGGCTCCCCTGGAGCACGATGTGTGGAGCCATAAGCAGCTCCTCGACGTGGTGAGCCATACGCCCGTCGAGACCGCGGCCCTGGAAGAGCTGCGCCAGGAAGCCGGCTGGACCGATGCCATGCGGCACCTGCGCCCGGAGCCCGAGAAAATCTATTCCTGGTGGAGCTACCGCTCGCCCGATTGGGCGGCCGCCAACAAGGGCCGCCGCCTCGACCATATCTGGCTCTCGGGCGACCTCGCCGGCACCTTGCGCGGCATCGACGTAACCCGGGAAACCCGCGGCTGGGAGCGCCCCTCGGACCACGTGCCCGTGACGGCCGAGCTGGAGCTCTGA
- the lptE gene encoding LPS assembly lipoprotein LptE, with protein sequence MSSLNLKGLARLVIVAGLSVGLSACFRPLYGPTASGETLQTVLSSIEVPELKWPDAQARVGHYIRSEVIYALNGSGQDLPKRYVLALSLSQTLQSPIVDTVTGRAQTATIAGTLTYTLTAKDGSKTVTTATVTSYTTYERFPQRFATVRAARDAEIRLAKALADQVKTRLAMELATAS encoded by the coding sequence ATGTCGTCGCTTAACCTCAAGGGCCTTGCCCGTCTCGTGATCGTGGCAGGCCTCTCCGTGGGCCTGTCCGCCTGCTTCCGGCCCCTCTACGGGCCCACCGCCTCTGGCGAAACGCTCCAGACGGTCCTGTCCTCCATCGAGGTGCCGGAGCTGAAATGGCCGGACGCCCAGGCGCGCGTCGGACATTACATCCGCAGCGAGGTCATCTACGCCCTCAACGGGTCCGGCCAGGACCTGCCGAAGCGCTATGTGCTGGCTCTCTCCCTGAGCCAGACGCTCCAGAGTCCCATCGTCGACACGGTGACCGGGCGGGCTCAGACGGCGACCATTGCGGGCACCCTCACCTACACCCTGACGGCCAAGGACGGCTCCAAGACCGTCACGACCGCGACCGTCACGTCCTACACCACCTACGAGCGCTTCCCGCAGCGCTTCGCCACCGTGCGCGCCGCCCGCGACGCCGAGATCCGGCTCGCCAAGGCGCTCGCCGACCAGGTCAAGACCCGGCTCGCGATGGAGCTGGCGACGGCCAGCTAA
- a CDS encoding class I SAM-dependent methyltransferase: protein MAEAPKVRWVSADLYEAYMGRWSRLVARDFLAWLDSPPALDWLDVGCGTGSLTEAIATHGEPGRLVGADPSGGFLERARERLDGSKVELREADAQNLPFPANTFDRVVSGLMLNFVPDKPSAAAEMVRVTRSGGEIALYVWDYAGGMEMMRHFWDAAIALDPEAREPAEATHAPICKPDALRDLFGPLGLLGVETRPLEISTVFRNFDDYWTPFLGGQSHAPAYCMSLHEDARGALRERLRKTLPTEPDGSIPLTARAWALRGRKA from the coding sequence ATGGCCGAGGCGCCGAAAGTCCGCTGGGTCAGCGCAGATCTCTATGAGGCCTATATGGGCCGCTGGAGCCGGCTCGTCGCCCGCGATTTCCTCGCATGGCTCGATTCCCCGCCAGCCCTCGACTGGCTCGATGTCGGCTGCGGGACCGGGTCCTTGACCGAGGCGATCGCAACACATGGCGAGCCCGGGCGGCTGGTCGGCGCCGATCCGTCGGGAGGTTTCCTGGAACGGGCGCGCGAGCGGCTCGACGGGAGCAAGGTCGAGCTCCGGGAAGCCGACGCGCAGAACCTCCCCTTCCCGGCCAATACCTTCGATCGTGTGGTTTCGGGGCTCATGCTCAATTTCGTGCCGGACAAGCCGAGCGCGGCGGCCGAGATGGTGCGTGTAACCCGGTCCGGCGGCGAAATCGCCCTTTACGTCTGGGACTATGCGGGCGGAATGGAGATGATGCGCCATTTCTGGGACGCGGCCATCGCTCTCGATCCCGAGGCGCGGGAACCAGCCGAGGCCACTCATGCGCCGATCTGCAAGCCGGATGCGCTGCGCGACCTCTTCGGTCCATTGGGTCTTCTCGGCGTCGAGACCCGCCCGCTCGAAATATCCACGGTGTTTCGCAACTTCGACGATTACTGGACGCCGTTTCTCGGCGGCCAATCGCATGCCCCGGCCTATTGCATGTCGCTCCACGAGGATGCCCGGGGCGCCCTGCGCGAACGGCTGAGGAAAACCCTTCCGACCGAACCGGACGGCAGCATCCCGCTCACGGCGCGGGCTTGGGCCCTGCGAGGGCGCAAGGCCTGA
- a CDS encoding host attachment protein: MTERPKLPHEGMVLVSDGRKALLLRNAGNEIDWNLTVDKVLEVPDNPPTAEQGTDKPGRAFASDGARSAVGQTDWHDLAEASFAGDVAKAFEQAAAQAKAVIVVAPPRTLAELRRQFSPPFKARIVAEVDKDLTRHPVHDIEKHLRAEP, encoded by the coding sequence ATGACCGAGCGTCCCAAGCTGCCCCACGAGGGAATGGTGCTCGTCAGCGACGGGCGGAAGGCCCTGCTGCTGAGGAATGCCGGCAACGAGATCGACTGGAACCTGACGGTGGACAAGGTCCTGGAGGTGCCGGACAACCCGCCGACCGCCGAACAGGGCACGGACAAGCCCGGCCGCGCCTTCGCGTCCGACGGGGCGCGCAGCGCCGTGGGCCAGACCGATTGGCACGACCTCGCCGAGGCGAGTTTCGCCGGCGACGTGGCGAAGGCGTTCGAGCAGGCGGCGGCCCAGGCCAAGGCCGTGATCGTCGTGGCGCCGCCCCGCACCCTCGCGGAACTGCGCCGGCAGTTCTCGCCGCCTTTCAAGGCCCGCATCGTGGCCGAGGTGGACAAGGATCTCACCCGTCACCCCGTGCACGACATCGAAAAGCACCTGCGGGCCGAGCCATAG
- a CDS encoding cyclic nucleotide-binding domain-containing protein, with translation MALDDDIAILSGAPLFGLLHRDALRLVAFAAESRTLREGDTLFRKGDRSDGGYVVSRGAIALDAHEDGSAADFVVGPGSLIGQAALFARIERPATAIAREPSTVIRVSPSLMRRVLEEFPAAAAAMHEALAQDLVRLTEGLEGVRRRLVAIDGPED, from the coding sequence ATGGCCCTCGACGACGATATCGCCATCCTGTCCGGCGCCCCGCTCTTCGGCCTGCTTCACCGGGACGCCCTGCGCCTCGTCGCCTTCGCGGCCGAGAGCCGGACCTTACGCGAGGGCGACACCCTGTTCCGCAAGGGCGACCGCTCCGATGGCGGTTACGTCGTAAGCCGTGGCGCCATCGCGCTCGATGCCCATGAGGACGGCTCCGCGGCCGATTTCGTGGTTGGTCCCGGCTCCCTGATCGGCCAGGCGGCTCTCTTCGCCCGCATCGAGCGCCCGGCGACGGCAATCGCCCGCGAGCCCTCGACGGTCATCCGCGTCAGCCCGAGCCTCATGCGCCGCGTGCTGGAGGAATTTCCGGCCGCTGCCGCCGCCATGCACGAGGCCCTGGCGCAGGATCTCGTGCGACTGACTGAGGGGCTCGAAGGAGTCCGCCGCCGGCTCGTGGCCATCGACGGGCCGGAAGACTAG
- a CDS encoding YqaE/Pmp3 family membrane protein: MRLLIALLLPWLTFFTIGRPFAGLICLILQVTLIGWLPAAFWAVYALSQFNTDKKIAAALRQNGR, encoded by the coding sequence ATGCGTCTCCTGATCGCCCTGCTCCTCCCCTGGCTGACCTTCTTCACCATCGGCCGGCCCTTCGCGGGACTGATCTGTCTGATCCTGCAGGTCACGCTCATCGGCTGGCTCCCGGCGGCGTTCTGGGCGGTCTACGCCTTGAGTCAGTTCAACACGGACAAGAAGATCGCCGCCGCTCTGCGCCAGAACGGGCGCTGA
- a CDS encoding L,D-transpeptidase translates to MKRTRVNLIVVRRSPLDPRRGRLEAGTLVLPCALGRSGTRRDKREGDGASPVGRFALLQGFYRADRQPRPRTGLKLRPIRPQDGWSDDPKDRRYNRPVPLPCPTSHEKMWREDHLYDVVLDIDWNRGPIRRGRGSAIFLHLARPGFSPTEGCVAIPRQAIRRLLERIGPDTRIAIVG, encoded by the coding sequence ATGAAGCGCACGCGCGTCAACCTCATCGTCGTCCGCCGCTCTCCCCTCGACCCCCGCCGCGGGCGTCTCGAAGCGGGAACGCTCGTCCTGCCCTGCGCGCTCGGCCGCTCCGGAACCCGGCGCGACAAGCGCGAGGGCGACGGCGCCTCCCCGGTCGGACGCTTCGCCCTTTTGCAGGGTTTCTACCGGGCCGACCGTCAGCCCCGGCCCCGCACGGGCCTGAAACTGCGCCCCATCCGGCCGCAGGACGGCTGGTCGGACGACCCGAAAGACCGGCGCTACAACCGGCCGGTCCCCCTGCCCTGCCCGACGAGTCATGAGAAAATGTGGCGGGAGGACCATCTCTACGACGTGGTCCTCGACATCGACTGGAACCGCGGGCCCATCCGCCGCGGCCGGGGCAGCGCCATCTTCCTCCATCTCGCCCGTCCGGGTTTTTCGCCAACCGAGGGCTGCGTCGCGATCCCCCGGCAGGCGATCCGCCGTCTCCTGGAGCGGATCGGGCCGGACACGCGGATCGCCATCGTCGGCTGA
- a CDS encoding response regulator transcription factor codes for MSNASRLLVVDDDQDLRDALVEQLGLYEEFQVATAANATEAMQKVKTDRIDLVIMDVGLPDMDGREAVKIMRQEGFRSPIIMLTAQGSDTDTVMGLEAGANDYVVKPFKFAVLLARIRAQLRQYEASEDAVFQIGPYTFRPGSKLLTSEKGSKLKLTEKETAILRYLYRAGQAVVGRDTLLAEVWGYNSNVTTHTLETHIYRLRQKIESDPSNSRILVTEPGGYKLIP; via the coding sequence ATGTCGAATGCCAGCCGTCTCCTCGTGGTCGACGACGATCAGGACCTGCGCGACGCGCTCGTGGAGCAGCTCGGCCTCTACGAGGAATTCCAGGTCGCGACGGCCGCAAACGCGACCGAAGCCATGCAGAAGGTCAAGACCGACCGGATCGACCTCGTCATCATGGATGTGGGCCTGCCCGACATGGACGGGCGCGAGGCCGTCAAGATCATGCGCCAGGAGGGCTTCCGCAGCCCGATTATCATGCTGACCGCCCAGGGCTCGGACACCGACACCGTGATGGGCCTGGAGGCGGGCGCCAACGACTACGTGGTCAAGCCCTTCAAGTTCGCCGTGCTCCTCGCCCGCATCCGGGCGCAGCTGCGCCAGTACGAGGCCAGCGAGGACGCCGTCTTCCAGATCGGGCCCTACACGTTCCGCCCGGGTTCGAAGCTTCTCACCAGCGAGAAGGGCTCCAAGCTCAAGCTCACCGAGAAGGAAACCGCGATCCTGCGCTATCTCTACCGGGCCGGGCAGGCGGTGGTGGGCCGCGACACCCTGCTGGCGGAGGTCTGGGGCTACAATTCCAACGTCACGACCCACACCCTCGAGACACATATCTACCGGCTGCGCCAGAAGATCGAGAGCGATCCGTCCAATTCCCGCATCCTCGTCACCGAGCCCGGCGGCTACAAGCTGATCCCCTGA
- a CDS encoding ATP-binding cassette domain-containing protein, giving the protein MGSISLRNLSVLTPAPLFRDLTLTLTGRDRLGIVAGNGTGKTTLLRCMAGLAEPTEGDIVRSRGLRVGIVMQEAPEDLLDLSLREAVLNGLAPDEREGNEWRADMALDGFETPEPMRGQILRALSGGWQRLALIARAWIAEPDLLLLDEPTNHLDLEKLFRLERWIREDAGPVPMAIVSHDRDFLDACTTRTLFLRPETSVVFAHPFTRARALLAEQDSALADRNEKDWKEIRRLRQNAGELRNVGINSGSDLLLTKAKQLKKRAADLEEGLQALHRDRPGEVRLASRSTHARILLAAENLTVRPPDGGILFTIPKLEVEQGDRIVVLGRNGVGKSQLVRLLNRAVRDPDAHPGIRISPSAILGYTDQDLSQIPPQETPLGFILSAFRLGDQRSKALLAGAGFPIEQQKRPVARLSPGERARLGLLALRLTEPNLYLLDEPTNHVDVPGREALESEILAADATGILVSHDRRFIETVGTRFLVVEGRKAREVASPDAFYAGLSDE; this is encoded by the coding sequence ATGGGCTCCATCAGCCTCCGCAATCTTTCCGTCCTCACTCCCGCGCCCCTGTTCCGCGACCTGACTCTCACCCTCACGGGGCGCGACCGCCTCGGCATCGTGGCCGGCAACGGCACGGGCAAGACCACGCTCCTTCGCTGCATGGCGGGCCTCGCCGAGCCGACCGAGGGCGATATCGTCCGCTCCCGCGGCCTGCGGGTCGGCATCGTCATGCAGGAGGCCCCCGAAGACCTGCTGGACCTGTCCCTCCGGGAGGCGGTCCTCAACGGCCTGGCGCCGGACGAGCGCGAGGGCAACGAATGGCGCGCCGACATGGCGCTGGACGGCTTCGAGACCCCGGAACCCATGCGCGGCCAGATCCTGCGCGCCTTGAGCGGCGGCTGGCAGCGGCTGGCGCTGATCGCCCGCGCCTGGATCGCCGAGCCGGACCTCCTGCTCCTCGACGAGCCCACCAATCACCTGGACCTGGAAAAGCTCTTTCGACTGGAGCGCTGGATCCGGGAGGATGCCGGGCCTGTGCCGATGGCGATCGTCAGCCACGACCGGGATTTCCTCGATGCCTGCACCACCAGGACCCTGTTCCTGAGGCCCGAGACATCGGTCGTGTTCGCGCATCCGTTCACCCGCGCCCGGGCGCTGCTCGCCGAGCAGGATTCCGCCCTGGCCGACCGCAACGAGAAGGATTGGAAGGAGATCAGGCGGTTGCGTCAGAATGCCGGCGAGTTACGCAATGTGGGCATCAACAGCGGCAGCGATCTTCTGCTCACCAAGGCGAAGCAGCTGAAGAAACGTGCCGCCGACCTTGAGGAGGGCTTGCAGGCGCTCCATCGGGACCGGCCCGGCGAAGTGCGGCTGGCGAGCCGCTCCACCCATGCGCGGATCCTTCTCGCGGCCGAGAACCTCACGGTGCGCCCGCCGGACGGCGGGATCCTGTTCACGATCCCGAAGCTCGAGGTGGAGCAGGGGGATCGCATCGTGGTGCTCGGCCGCAACGGGGTCGGCAAGTCGCAGCTCGTGCGTCTGCTGAACCGGGCCGTGCGCGATCCCGACGCGCATCCGGGCATCCGCATCAGCCCGAGCGCGATCCTCGGATACACGGACCAGGACCTGTCGCAGATCCCGCCGCAGGAAACGCCGCTCGGCTTCATCCTGTCGGCCTTCCGCCTGGGCGATCAGCGCAGCAAGGCGCTTCTTGCCGGCGCGGGCTTTCCCATCGAGCAGCAGAAGCGGCCGGTCGCGCGGCTCTCGCCCGGTGAGAGGGCCCGGCTCGGCCTCCTGGCCTTACGCCTGACGGAACCGAACCTCTATCTTCTGGACGAGCCCACGAATCACGTGGACGTTCCCGGCCGGGAGGCCCTGGAATCCGAGATCCTCGCGGCCGATGCTACCGGCATCCTGGTCTCGCACGATCGCCGCTTCATCGAGACGGTCGGCACGCGCTTTTTGGTCGTGGAAGGCCGAAAGGCGAGGGAGGTCGCTTCGCCGGATGCGTTCTACGCCGGGCTCTCGGACGAATAG
- the leuS gene encoding leucine--tRNA ligase: MRPERYNAKEAEPKWRKVWNDRDLFRTRNDDPRPKYYVLEMFPYPSGRIHMGHVRNYTMGDVVARYKRAKGFNVLHPMGWDAFGMPAENAAMQNKVHPKEWTYANIATMRGQLQSMGLSLDWSREIATCDPSYYKHQQRMFLDFLEAGLVDRKTAKVNWDPVDHTVLANEQVIDGRGWRSGALVEQRELTQWFLKITDYAEDLNARLDTLDRWPEKVRLMQRNWIGRSEGLLVRFALRPETAPNGETELKIYTTRPDTLFGAKFMAVAPDHPLAKAAAAKNPELAAFIEECKHLGTAQEAIEKAEKLGFDTGIRAEHPFDPSWTLPVYVANFILMEYGTGAIFGCPAHDQRDLDFVNKYGLGNTPVVCPPDVDPASFVITDEAYDGEGRMINSRFLDGMTIPDAKEEVARRLESQMRDGKPVAERKVNFRLRDWGISRQRYWGCPIPIIHCEACGTVPVPKNQLPVTLPEDVSFDVPGNPLDRHPTWKHVDCPTCGGKARRETDTMDTFVDSSWYFARFTDPTLTEEPTDKAVVDHWLPVDQYIGGIEHAILHLLYSRFFTRAMTRTGHAGLDEPFAGLFTQGMVVHETYKDQKGAWVLPSDVRIESEGGVRKAFDVQTGAPIEIGSIEKMSKSKKNTVDPDEIIGSYGADTARWFMLSDSPPERDVIWTEEGVQGAARFVQRVWRLVGELADRSVSPDGAAAEGPIGLAVRKAAHKALAAAEEDVERLRFNRCVAHLYEFANSLQDLLVQAKTAEEPGLAGAFREAGRIFVQLLAPMMPHLAEESWAVLGEPGLVAEAAWPTVERSLLIEDSITLPVQVNGKKRADVTVARDADQAAIEAAVLSLEAVQRAMEGKSARKIIVVPQRIVNVVA, encoded by the coding sequence ATGAGGCCCGAGCGCTACAACGCCAAGGAAGCCGAACCGAAATGGCGGAAGGTCTGGAACGACCGCGACCTGTTCAGGACCCGTAACGACGACCCGCGTCCGAAATACTACGTGCTCGAGATGTTCCCCTACCCGTCCGGGCGCATCCATATGGGCCATGTCCGCAACTACACCATGGGCGACGTGGTGGCCCGCTACAAGCGCGCCAAGGGCTTCAACGTGCTTCATCCCATGGGTTGGGACGCCTTCGGCATGCCGGCCGAGAACGCCGCGATGCAGAACAAGGTCCATCCCAAGGAATGGACCTACGCCAATATCGCGACCATGCGCGGCCAGCTGCAATCCATGGGCCTGTCGCTCGACTGGAGCCGCGAGATCGCGACCTGCGATCCGAGCTACTACAAGCACCAGCAGCGCATGTTCCTGGACTTCCTGGAGGCCGGGCTCGTCGACCGCAAGACCGCCAAGGTGAACTGGGACCCGGTGGACCACACGGTTCTGGCCAACGAGCAGGTGATCGACGGGCGCGGCTGGCGCTCCGGCGCCCTGGTCGAGCAGCGCGAGCTGACCCAGTGGTTTTTAAAGATCACGGATTACGCCGAGGATCTGAACGCCCGGCTCGACACCCTCGACCGCTGGCCCGAAAAAGTCCGGCTGATGCAGCGCAACTGGATCGGCCGCTCGGAGGGTCTGCTGGTGCGCTTCGCCCTGCGGCCCGAGACGGCGCCGAACGGCGAGACCGAGCTCAAGATCTACACCACCCGGCCCGACACCCTGTTCGGCGCCAAGTTCATGGCGGTAGCGCCCGACCATCCGCTGGCGAAGGCGGCTGCGGCCAAGAACCCGGAGCTCGCGGCCTTCATCGAGGAATGCAAGCATCTGGGCACCGCCCAGGAGGCCATCGAGAAGGCCGAGAAACTGGGCTTCGACACGGGCATCCGGGCCGAGCACCCGTTCGACCCGAGCTGGACCCTGCCGGTCTATGTGGCCAACTTCATCCTGATGGAATACGGCACGGGCGCGATCTTCGGCTGCCCGGCGCACGACCAGCGCGACCTGGATTTCGTCAACAAGTACGGCCTCGGCAACACACCGGTGGTCTGCCCGCCGGACGTGGACCCGGCCAGCTTCGTCATCACGGACGAGGCCTATGACGGCGAAGGCCGCATGATCAATTCCCGCTTCCTGGACGGCATGACCATCCCGGACGCCAAGGAGGAGGTCGCCCGACGCCTGGAAAGCCAGATGCGTGACGGCAAGCCGGTGGCCGAGCGCAAGGTGAATTTCCGCCTGCGCGACTGGGGCATCTCGCGCCAGCGCTACTGGGGCTGCCCGATCCCGATCATCCATTGCGAGGCCTGCGGCACCGTGCCGGTGCCTAAGAACCAGCTGCCCGTGACCCTGCCGGAGGACGTGTCCTTCGACGTGCCGGGCAACCCCCTCGACCGGCATCCGACCTGGAAGCACGTGGATTGCCCGACATGCGGCGGCAAGGCCCGGCGCGAGACCGACACCATGGACACCTTCGTGGATTCGTCCTGGTATTTCGCGCGCTTCACCGACCCGACCCTGACCGAGGAGCCGACCGACAAGGCGGTGGTCGACCATTGGCTGCCGGTGGACCAGTATATCGGCGGCATCGAGCACGCGATCCTGCACCTGCTCTATTCGCGCTTCTTCACCCGGGCCATGACCCGGACCGGCCATGCGGGCCTGGACGAGCCCTTCGCGGGCCTGTTCACCCAGGGCATGGTGGTGCACGAGACCTACAAGGACCAGAAGGGCGCCTGGGTGCTGCCGAGCGACGTGCGCATCGAGAGCGAGGGCGGTGTCCGCAAGGCCTTCGACGTGCAGACCGGGGCGCCGATCGAGATCGGCTCCATCGAGAAGATGTCGAAGTCCAAGAAGAACACCGTGGACCCGGACGAGATCATCGGGTCCTACGGGGCCGATACGGCTCGCTGGTTCATGCTCTCCGACTCGCCGCCCGAGCGCGACGTGATCTGGACCGAGGAGGGCGTGCAGGGCGCGGCCCGCTTCGTCCAGCGTGTCTGGCGCCTCGTCGGCGAGCTGGCTGACCGGTCGGTCAGCCCCGATGGCGCGGCCGCGGAAGGGCCCATCGGCCTTGCGGTGCGCAAGGCCGCCCACAAGGCCCTGGCGGCGGCCGAAGAGGACGTGGAACGCCTGCGCTTCAACCGCTGCGTCGCCCATCTCTACGAATTCGCCAATTCCCTCCAGGACCTGCTGGTCCAGGCGAAGACGGCCGAAGAGCCGGGTCTTGCCGGTGCCTTCCGGGAGGCCGGGCGGATCTTCGTGCAGCTGCTCGCGCCGATGATGCCGCATCTGGCCGAGGAGAGCTGGGCCGTCCTGGGCGAGCCGGGTCTCGTGGCCGAGGCCGCCTGGCCGACGGTCGAGCGGTCGCTCCTGATCGAGGATTCGATCACCCTGCCGGTGCAGGTCAACGGCAAGAAGCGCGCCGACGTGACGGTGGCGCGCGATGCGGATCAGGCCGCCATCGAGGCTGCGGTGCTCTCGCTCGAAGCGGTGCAACGGGCTATGGAAGGAAAGTCCGCCCGCAAGATCATCGTCGTCCCACAGAGGATCGTGAATGTCGTCGCTTAA